The following proteins are encoded in a genomic region of Bosea beijingensis:
- a CDS encoding SDR family NAD(P)-dependent oxidoreductase, translated as MTLQGQRALVTGGGRGLGRAIAAALTAAGARVSILGRDEATLREAIAAGVAADWATCDVRDEVSVSAALSQLGREQFFDIAIANAGAVETGPFMRSDGERFRRMLDINLIGTVNLFHATLPAMLEHRRGRLIAIASTAGHRGYPYVSAYTAAKHAVVGLVKSLALETARSGVTVNAVCPGYADTDMATASIENVAAKTGKSREEALSAMIKDNPQGRLIAPEEVAAAVLYLCGPGSDAVTGQSLMINGGEF; from the coding sequence ATGACACTGCAGGGACAGCGCGCACTGGTAACGGGTGGCGGACGCGGCCTCGGCCGGGCCATCGCCGCCGCGCTGACGGCGGCTGGAGCCAGGGTCAGCATCCTCGGGCGCGACGAGGCGACCCTGCGGGAAGCCATCGCTGCCGGCGTGGCAGCCGATTGGGCCACTTGCGACGTGCGCGATGAAGTCTCGGTTTCCGCGGCGCTCAGCCAGCTCGGCCGCGAACAATTCTTCGACATCGCCATCGCCAATGCCGGCGCGGTCGAGACCGGGCCGTTCATGCGCAGCGACGGCGAGCGCTTCCGCCGGATGCTCGACATCAACCTGATCGGCACGGTCAACCTGTTCCACGCCACGCTGCCGGCCATGCTGGAGCACCGCCGCGGCAGGTTGATCGCCATTGCCTCGACCGCCGGGCATCGCGGCTACCCTTATGTCAGCGCCTATACCGCGGCGAAGCATGCCGTGGTCGGGCTGGTGAAGTCGCTGGCGCTGGAGACCGCGCGCTCCGGCGTCACCGTCAACGCCGTCTGCCCGGGCTATGCCGATACCGACATGGCGACCGCCAGCATCGAAAATGTCGCGGCCAAGACCGGCAAGAGCCGTGAAGAGGCGCTGTCGGCGATGATCAAGGACAATCCGCAAGGACGGCTGATCGCGCCGGAAGAGGTCGCGGCGGCCGTGCTCTATCTCTGCGGGCCGGGCAGCGACGCCGTCACGGGCCAGTCGCTGATGATCAACGGCGGAGAGTTCTGA
- a CDS encoding MarR family winged helix-turn-helix transcriptional regulator, with protein METPSSVLVLDRETKASERPGDHKDELRLWLRMLTCSTLIETEIRNRLREEFKTTLPRFDLMAQLDKTAVGMTVGEVSQRLMVSNGNVTAVVAGLVTDGLVDKRSAPQDRRVQILTLTAQGRKVFRAMAERHEDWIAELFAGLDQPAIAQLFRLLGETKTSLHRAIAGRAGDAAKGDA; from the coding sequence ATGGAAACGCCCTCCTCCGTCCTGGTGCTGGACCGCGAGACCAAGGCCAGCGAGCGCCCCGGCGACCACAAGGACGAACTGCGCCTCTGGCTGCGGATGCTGACCTGCTCGACCCTGATCGAGACCGAGATCCGTAATCGCCTGCGCGAGGAGTTCAAGACGACGCTGCCGCGCTTCGACCTGATGGCGCAGCTCGACAAGACCGCGGTGGGCATGACGGTCGGCGAGGTCTCGCAGCGGCTGATGGTCTCGAACGGCAACGTCACCGCCGTCGTCGCGGGACTCGTCACGGACGGACTCGTCGACAAGCGCTCCGCCCCGCAGGACCGGCGCGTGCAGATCCTCACCCTGACGGCACAGGGCCGCAAGGTCTTCCGCGCCATGGCCGAGCGCCACGAGGACTGGATCGCGGAATTGTTCGCCGGGCTCGACCAGCCCGCTATCGCGCAGCTCTTCAGGCTGCTCGGAGAGACCAAGACCTCGCTGCATCGCGCCATCGCGGGGCGGGCCGGCGACGCCGCCAAGGGAGATGCCTGA
- a CDS encoding enoyl-CoA hydratase family protein encodes MGEIANATTLPLAGFTPEHFSLSVSGKVATMTLNRPEKKNPLTFASYRELTDFFLAAQKEEEVKAIVVTGAGGNFSSGGDVFEIIGPLVAMETKDLLKFTRMTGELVKAMRACPQPIIAAIDGVCAGAGAIVAMASDLRLGTASSKIAFLFNRVGLAGCDMGACAMLPRIIGQGRAAELLYTGRVLKGEEAERWGFLNRICASEAVLSDAQALAAELADGPTFANAMTKRMLEMEWAMSVESAIEAEAVAQALCMQTEDFSRAYHAFAAKQKPVFEGN; translated from the coding sequence ATGGGCGAGATCGCCAATGCCACGACCCTTCCGCTCGCCGGATTCACGCCGGAGCATTTCAGCCTCTCGGTCTCCGGCAAGGTCGCGACTATGACGCTGAACCGGCCTGAGAAAAAGAATCCGCTGACCTTCGCAAGCTACCGCGAACTCACGGATTTTTTCCTCGCCGCGCAGAAGGAGGAAGAGGTCAAGGCGATCGTCGTCACCGGCGCCGGCGGCAATTTCTCCTCGGGCGGCGACGTCTTCGAGATCATCGGACCGCTGGTCGCGATGGAGACCAAGGACCTGCTCAAGTTCACCCGGATGACCGGCGAACTGGTCAAGGCGATGCGGGCCTGCCCGCAGCCGATCATCGCCGCGATCGACGGCGTCTGCGCCGGCGCCGGCGCCATCGTCGCCATGGCGTCCGACCTGCGGCTCGGCACGGCCAGCAGCAAGATCGCCTTCCTGTTCAATCGCGTCGGGCTCGCCGGCTGCGACATGGGCGCCTGCGCGATGCTGCCGCGCATCATCGGCCAGGGCCGCGCCGCTGAGCTGCTCTATACCGGACGGGTACTCAAGGGCGAGGAAGCCGAGCGCTGGGGCTTCCTCAACCGCATCTGCGCCTCCGAGGCCGTGCTGTCGGACGCGCAGGCGCTCGCCGCCGAGCTGGCGGACGGCCCGACCTTTGCCAACGCCATGACCAAGCGCATGCTCGAAATGGAATGGGCGATGTCGGTCGAGAGCGCGATCGAGGCCGAGGCCGTGGCGCAAGCCTTGTGCATGCAGACCGAGGATTTTTCCCGCGCCTATCACGCCTTCGCCGCGAAGCAGAAGCCGGTCTTCGAGGGCAACTGA
- a CDS encoding acyl-CoA dehydrogenase family protein, producing MGSVSPLGLDILGDTLDWPFFGESHRAFATELSGWADSYLADLPPDDVDEACRARVAALGAAGFLKAVVPAAYGGSSEKLDVRTLCLAREILAAHDGLADFAFAMQGLGTGAISIAGSEAMKRRILPDVAAGKRIAAFALSEKEAGSDVAAMATTATPEGKTHVRIDGEKSWISNGGIADHYVVFARTGEAPGARGLSAFLVEADTPGLTIAERIEVIAPHPLATLRFEDCRVPLDNRIGGPGDGFKVAMATLDIFRSTVGAAALGFARRALHETLEHANGRKLFGGTLGDLQLSQAAIAESAAEVDAAALLVYRAAWTKDRGAARVTREAALAKLVATENAQTVIDRAVQIHGGLGVTKGVKVEELYREIRALRIYEGASEVQKVVIARDLLKAQAGRADR from the coding sequence ATGGGCAGTGTTTCTCCTCTCGGCCTCGACATCCTCGGCGACACGCTGGACTGGCCGTTCTTCGGGGAGAGCCATCGCGCCTTCGCGACCGAGCTTTCCGGCTGGGCCGATTCCTACCTTGCCGACCTGCCTCCCGATGATGTCGACGAGGCCTGCCGGGCGCGTGTCGCGGCGCTCGGCGCTGCGGGCTTCCTGAAGGCTGTGGTGCCGGCGGCCTATGGCGGCTCGTCCGAAAAGCTTGATGTCCGCACGCTCTGCCTCGCCCGCGAGATCCTGGCCGCGCATGACGGGCTCGCCGATTTCGCCTTCGCCATGCAGGGGCTTGGCACCGGCGCTATCTCGATCGCCGGCTCCGAGGCGATGAAGCGGCGCATCCTGCCGGATGTCGCAGCCGGCAAGCGCATCGCCGCCTTCGCCCTCTCCGAGAAGGAAGCCGGCTCCGACGTCGCCGCCATGGCGACAACCGCGACGCCAGAAGGCAAGACGCATGTCCGCATCGATGGCGAGAAGAGCTGGATCTCGAATGGCGGCATCGCCGACCATTACGTCGTCTTCGCCCGCACAGGCGAGGCGCCGGGCGCGCGCGGGCTCTCCGCCTTCCTGGTCGAGGCCGACACGCCCGGCCTGACCATCGCCGAACGCATCGAGGTGATCGCCCCGCATCCGCTGGCGACGCTGCGCTTCGAGGACTGCCGCGTGCCGCTGGACAACCGCATCGGCGGGCCGGGCGATGGCTTCAAGGTCGCGATGGCCACGCTCGACATCTTCCGCTCGACGGTCGGCGCCGCCGCGCTCGGCTTCGCGAGGCGCGCGCTGCACGAGACGCTTGAACACGCCAATGGCCGCAAGCTTTTCGGCGGCACGCTCGGCGATCTCCAGCTCTCGCAGGCGGCGATCGCCGAGAGCGCCGCCGAGGTCGATGCCGCCGCACTCCTCGTCTACCGCGCCGCCTGGACCAAGGATCGCGGTGCGGCCCGCGTCACCCGCGAGGCGGCGCTGGCCAAGCTCGTCGCGACCGAGAACGCCCAGACGGTGATCGACCGGGCCGTCCAGATCCATGGCGGCCTCGGCGTCACCAAGGGCGTCAAGGTCGAGGAGTTGTACCGGGAAATCCGAGCGCTGCGCATCTACGAGGGCGCCTCGGAAGTCCAGAAGGTCGTGATCGCGCGCGACCTGCTGAAAGCACAGGCCGGAAGAGCAGATCGTTAG
- a CDS encoding benzoate-CoA ligase family protein: MTATGFARSGHQDSFARDNLPPRASWPDLRLEEAGLAYPERLNCVAELLDRHIVEGRGGRTAVIANDLHWSYADLADKVNRIANVLTRDLGMVSGHRVLLRAGNTPMMVAAYLAVIKAGGVAVATMPMLRAGELAYPLRKAKIAMAFCDHRLMAELESAKMQVPELARIVAFGSAGSELEALMAQPGYERFEAVDTARDDVCLIAFTSGTTGEPKGTMHFHQDMLAICDCYGARVLKASPDDRFTGSPPLAFTFGLGGLVLFPMRIGAAMVLPEKAGPADLIDAIERHKVSVVFTAPTAYRAILDKLDGRDIASLRICVSAGEALPKATFDAWLARTGMKLFDGIGATEMLHIFIGAPQEAIRPGATGLPVPGYEAKVVDAEGRDVPDGTPGRLAVRGPTGCRYLADPRQAVYVLNGWNITGDTYLRDADGYFWYQARSDDMIVSAGYNIAGPEVEACLLTHEAVAECGVVGAPCPERGQIVKAYVVLREGITGDAALAKALQEHVKAGIAPYKYPRAIAFVPVLPKTATGKLQRFALRQMAQGES, encoded by the coding sequence ATGACAGCAACCGGATTCGCGAGATCGGGGCATCAGGACAGCTTCGCGCGGGACAACCTGCCGCCGCGCGCAAGCTGGCCCGACCTGAGGTTGGAAGAAGCAGGGCTCGCCTATCCCGAGCGGCTGAACTGCGTCGCCGAACTGCTCGACCGACACATCGTCGAGGGGCGCGGCGGGCGCACGGCGGTGATCGCCAATGACCTGCACTGGAGCTATGCCGATCTCGCGGACAAGGTGAACCGCATCGCCAATGTGCTGACCCGCGATCTCGGCATGGTCAGCGGCCACCGCGTGCTATTGCGCGCCGGCAATACGCCGATGATGGTCGCCGCCTATCTCGCGGTCATCAAGGCCGGCGGCGTCGCCGTCGCGACCATGCCGATGCTGCGGGCGGGCGAGCTCGCCTATCCGCTGCGCAAAGCGAAGATCGCTATGGCGTTCTGCGACCACCGCCTCATGGCCGAGTTGGAAAGCGCGAAGATGCAGGTGCCGGAGCTTGCCCGCATCGTCGCCTTCGGCAGCGCCGGCAGCGAGCTGGAAGCGCTGATGGCCCAACCGGGCTACGAGCGTTTCGAGGCCGTCGACACCGCCCGCGACGATGTCTGCCTGATCGCCTTCACCTCGGGCACGACCGGCGAGCCCAAGGGCACGATGCATTTCCACCAGGACATGCTGGCGATCTGCGACTGCTACGGTGCCCGCGTGCTGAAGGCCTCGCCGGATGATCGCTTCACCGGCTCGCCGCCGCTCGCCTTCACCTTCGGGCTCGGCGGGCTCGTGCTGTTCCCGATGCGGATAGGAGCGGCGATGGTACTGCCCGAGAAGGCGGGCCCGGCCGACCTGATCGACGCAATCGAGCGCCACAAGGTCAGCGTCGTCTTCACCGCGCCTACCGCCTACCGCGCCATCCTCGACAAGCTCGACGGGCGCGACATCGCCTCGCTCCGCATCTGTGTCTCGGCCGGCGAGGCGCTGCCCAAGGCAACCTTCGACGCCTGGCTGGCGCGAACAGGCATGAAGCTGTTCGACGGCATCGGCGCGACCGAGATGCTGCATATCTTCATCGGTGCGCCGCAGGAGGCGATACGGCCGGGCGCGACCGGGCTTCCGGTGCCGGGCTACGAAGCCAAGGTCGTCGATGCCGAAGGGCGCGACGTGCCGGACGGCACGCCGGGCCGGCTCGCCGTGCGTGGCCCGACCGGCTGCCGCTATCTCGCCGACCCGCGGCAGGCGGTCTATGTCCTGAACGGCTGGAACATCACCGGCGATACCTATCTGCGCGATGCGGACGGCTATTTCTGGTACCAGGCCCGCTCCGACGACATGATCGTCTCAGCCGGCTACAATATCGCGGGGCCCGAGGTCGAAGCCTGCCTGCTCACCCATGAGGCCGTGGCCGAATGCGGCGTGGTCGGCGCGCCCTGCCCCGAGCGCGGGCAGATCGTGAAGGCCTACGTCGTGCTGCGAGAAGGCATCACCGGCGACGCCGCGCTGGCCAAGGCGCTGCAGGAGCATGTGAAGGCCGGCATCGCGCCTTACAAATATCCGCGCGCCATCGCATTCGTTCCGGTCCTGCCGAAGACCGCGACCGGCAAGCTGCAACGCTTCGCCTTGCGCCAGATGGCGCAGGGCGAAAGCTGA
- a CDS encoding RidA family protein, with protein MSELPQSRAILPEGWPQPRGYANGMVAEGRVLVTGGLVGWDAQGVFAKGFIPQLRQTFINIKAVVGAGGGRVEDIVRLTWYVTDIAAYRASLKEMGPVYREVFGRHFPAMAVVAVTALVETEAMVEIEATAVVGG; from the coding sequence ATGTCCGAACTTCCGCAATCCCGCGCCATCCTGCCCGAGGGCTGGCCGCAGCCGCGCGGCTATGCCAACGGCATGGTGGCGGAAGGCCGCGTTCTGGTGACCGGCGGGCTCGTCGGCTGGGACGCGCAGGGCGTCTTCGCCAAGGGTTTCATCCCTCAGCTCCGCCAGACCTTCATCAACATCAAGGCGGTGGTCGGGGCCGGCGGTGGGCGCGTCGAGGATATCGTGCGCCTGACCTGGTACGTCACGGATATCGCGGCGTATCGCGCCAGCCTCAAGGAGATGGGGCCGGTCTATCGCGAGGTCTTCGGCCGGCATTTCCCGGCGATGGCCGTGGTCGCGGTCACTGCGCTGGTCGAGACCGAGGCGATGGTCGAGATCGAGGCGACGGCGGTGGTTGGAGGCTAG
- a CDS encoding sulfate adenylyltransferase subunit 1: MGFALAKKKTLRPAQAPLPANDAPASSETGQHSLLRFITCGSVDDGKSTLIGRMLYEAGAVFDDQLSALDNDSRKFGTQGEAPDFALLVDGLSAEREQGITIDVAYRYFATQTRSFIVADTPGHEQYTRNMATGASTADLAIILVDARKGLLPQTRRHSFIVSLVGVRHVVVAINKMDLVGYDEAVFERIAADYRAAVQSLGFASIRFVPVSARDGENVMRPSTLMPWYDGPALLPYLESIAIARAVPAEEGFVLPVQWVNRPDLDFRGYAGTPVTGRARAGDPVIALPSGRISRIARLIGAAGEASQIAAGQAATVTLEDDIDISRGDVIAAAGMALPVSRGLKARLLWTGERAMLEGGQFLVKLATQSANATVETLHHSIDIEGSQPLPAQSLGMNGIGLVTLRLDRPLVSLPYARSHELGGFILIDRITNETVAFGFVEPGEGEARQVVGEGGVLERTRRGVLRVVGRRGTPDRRVWLAGVSWRVLSTAGLFAAAFALTANVPASLALAFGDILLRPGLRALHMRLWRKAPIGTLQDGAGI; the protein is encoded by the coding sequence ATGGGCTTCGCGCTCGCCAAAAAGAAGACACTGAGGCCGGCGCAGGCCCCGCTTCCGGCTAACGATGCACCAGCTTCATCCGAAACCGGCCAGCATTCACTGCTGCGCTTCATCACCTGCGGTTCGGTCGATGACGGCAAGTCGACCTTGATCGGCCGCATGCTCTACGAGGCCGGCGCGGTCTTCGACGATCAGCTCAGCGCACTCGACAACGACTCCCGCAAGTTCGGCACGCAGGGCGAGGCGCCTGATTTCGCGCTGCTGGTCGACGGCCTTTCGGCCGAGCGCGAGCAGGGCATCACCATCGATGTCGCCTATCGCTACTTCGCGACGCAGACGCGCAGCTTCATCGTCGCCGACACGCCCGGCCACGAGCAATACACCCGCAACATGGCCACCGGCGCCTCCACCGCCGATCTCGCGATCATCCTGGTCGATGCGCGCAAGGGGCTGCTGCCGCAGACGCGCCGCCACTCCTTCATCGTCTCGCTGGTCGGCGTCCGCCATGTCGTCGTCGCCATCAACAAGATGGACCTGGTCGGCTATGACGAAGCCGTCTTCGAGCGGATCGCGGCGGACTATCGCGCCGCGGTGCAGAGCCTCGGCTTCGCTTCGATCCGCTTCGTCCCGGTCTCGGCGCGGGACGGCGAGAACGTCATGCGCCCGTCCACGCTGATGCCGTGGTATGACGGCCCGGCGTTGCTGCCTTATCTCGAAAGCATCGCGATTGCGCGTGCTGTGCCGGCCGAGGAGGGCTTCGTTCTGCCGGTGCAATGGGTCAACCGGCCGGATCTCGATTTCCGCGGCTATGCCGGCACTCCGGTTACCGGCCGCGCCCGTGCCGGCGATCCGGTTATCGCATTGCCTTCCGGCCGCATCAGCCGCATCGCGCGCCTGATCGGCGCCGCGGGCGAGGCGAGCCAGATCGCTGCCGGCCAGGCCGCGACGGTGACGCTGGAGGACGATATCGACATCTCGCGCGGCGACGTCATCGCCGCCGCCGGCATGGCACTGCCGGTCAGCCGGGGGCTGAAGGCGCGCCTGCTCTGGACCGGCGAGCGGGCCATGCTCGAAGGCGGCCAGTTCCTGGTGAAGCTCGCGACGCAGAGCGCCAATGCCACGGTCGAGACGCTGCATCACAGCATCGATATCGAGGGCTCCCAGCCGCTGCCGGCGCAGAGCCTGGGCATGAACGGCATCGGCCTCGTCACGCTGCGTCTCGACCGGCCGCTGGTTTCGCTGCCCTATGCTCGCAGTCACGAGCTCGGCGGCTTCATCCTGATCGATCGCATCACTAACGAGACGGTGGCGTTCGGCTTCGTCGAGCCGGGCGAGGGCGAGGCTCGACAGGTTGTGGGCGAGGGCGGGGTTCTGGAGCGGACCCGGCGCGGCGTCCTCCGCGTCGTCGGAAGGCGTGGCACGCCGGATCGCCGGGTCTGGCTCGCGGGCGTGAGCTGGCGGGTCCTGAGCACGGCAGGGCTCTTCGCGGCGGCCTTCGCGTTGACGGCAAACGTTCCGGCTTCGCTCGCGCTCGCCTTCGGTGACATCCTGCTGCGGCCGGGCTTGCGGGCGCTGCATATGCGGCTCTGGCGCAAGGCGCCGATCGGCACCTTGCAGGACGGCGCGGGGATCTAG
- the cysD gene encoding sulfate adenylyltransferase subunit CysD, with protein MIQLSHLQKLEAEAIFIIREVAATCDKPVLLYSIGKDSAVLLHLVMKAFHPAKPPFPLLHVDTTWKFREMIAFRDETAQRLGLDLIVHINREGVEAGINPFTSGSRVHTDVMKTQGLKQALDLYRFDAAFGGARRDEEKSRAKERVFSLRSPEHRWDPKNQRPEPWQLFNTRKHRGESFRVFPLSNWTERDVWDYIALENIPVVPLYFAAPRPVVRRDGAWIMRDDERMELLPGETVETRTVRFRTLGCYPLTGAVESEAANLTDIIAEMRSSRSSERQGRVIDHDGSGSMEQKKQEGYF; from the coding sequence ATGATCCAGCTCAGCCATCTCCAGAAGCTCGAGGCGGAGGCGATCTTCATCATCCGCGAGGTCGCCGCGACCTGCGACAAGCCGGTGCTGCTCTATTCGATCGGCAAGGACTCCGCCGTCCTGCTGCATCTCGTGATGAAGGCCTTTCATCCCGCAAAGCCTCCATTCCCGCTGCTCCATGTCGATACGACCTGGAAATTCCGCGAGATGATCGCCTTCCGCGACGAGACTGCGCAGCGGCTCGGGCTCGACCTGATCGTCCATATCAACCGCGAGGGCGTCGAGGCCGGGATCAATCCCTTCACCTCCGGCTCGCGCGTCCATACCGACGTGATGAAGACGCAAGGGCTGAAGCAGGCGCTCGACCTCTACAGGTTCGATGCGGCCTTCGGTGGTGCGCGCCGTGACGAGGAGAAGAGCCGGGCCAAGGAGCGCGTCTTCTCGCTGCGCAGCCCTGAGCATCGCTGGGACCCCAAGAACCAGCGCCCGGAGCCCTGGCAGCTCTTCAACACCCGCAAGCACCGCGGCGAGAGCTTTCGGGTGTTTCCGCTCTCGAATTGGACCGAGCGCGACGTCTGGGACTACATCGCGCTGGAGAACATCCCGGTCGTGCCGCTCTATTTCGCTGCGCCCCGCCCGGTCGTCCGGCGCGACGGCGCCTGGATCATGCGCGACGACGAGCGCATGGAATTGCTCCCCGGCGAGACCGTCGAGACGCGCACCGTTCGCTTCCGCACGCTCGGCTGCTACCCGCTGACCGGCGCGGTCGAGAGCGAAGCGGCCAATCTCACCGACATCATCGCCGAGATGCGCTCGTCGCGATCCTCCGAGCGGCAGGGCCGCGTCATCGACCATGACGGCTCCGGCTCGATGGAGCAGAAGAAGCAGGAAGGCTATTTCTGA
- a CDS encoding phosphoadenylyl-sulfate reductase: MANGFGSDQLTAAPPSETLLTHRAAALDDVFGEADVPGRLAGIVAEANGRVVFTTSFGLEDQVLTHFIATAKLPVAFATLDTGRLFPEVYALWQETEERYGILIRPYYPRHDTLELHVRQNGINGFYASRDARKSCCDIRKVEPLGRALAGADTWLTGLRADQSAARGGVKLAEADMARGLVKASPLIDWTRERALAFAHENGVPINPLHAQGFVSIGCQPCTRAIRPGEPERAGRWWWEDDAARECGLHVGPDGKLARLKSVPAEAQA, from the coding sequence ATGGCGAACGGCTTCGGCTCGGACCAACTCACGGCGGCACCGCCGTCGGAGACATTGCTGACGCACCGTGCCGCTGCACTGGATGACGTGTTCGGCGAGGCGGATGTGCCCGGGCGCCTTGCCGGCATCGTCGCGGAAGCGAACGGGCGGGTTGTCTTCACCACCTCCTTCGGCCTCGAAGACCAGGTTCTCACCCATTTCATCGCAACCGCGAAGCTGCCGGTCGCTTTCGCGACGCTCGATACCGGCCGACTCTTCCCCGAGGTCTATGCGCTCTGGCAGGAGACCGAGGAGCGCTACGGCATCCTGATCCGCCCCTATTATCCGCGCCATGACACGCTTGAACTCCATGTCCGCCAGAACGGCATCAACGGCTTCTACGCCTCGCGCGATGCCCGCAAATCCTGCTGCGACATCCGCAAGGTGGAGCCGCTTGGCCGGGCGCTCGCCGGTGCCGATACCTGGCTCACCGGCCTGCGCGCCGATCAATCGGCGGCGCGGGGCGGGGTGAAGCTGGCGGAGGCCGACATGGCGCGCGGCCTCGTCAAGGCAAGTCCGCTGATCGACTGGACGCGCGAGCGCGCGCTCGCCTTCGCGCATGAGAACGGCGTGCCGATCAACCCGCTGCACGCGCAGGGTTTCGTCTCGATCGGCTGCCAGCCCTGCACCCGCGCTATCCGCCCCGGCGAGCCCGAGCGGGCCGGGCGCTGGTGGTGGGAGGACGACGCGGCCAGGGAATGCGGTCTGCATGTCGGGCCGGACGGAAAGCTGGCGCGCCTGAAATCTGTCCCGGCGGAGGCGCAGGCATGA